The sequence below is a genomic window from Flavobacterium lipolyticum.
TATCACCTTTCGATGATTCTTCTATTCCTGCAACTTCTTATCCCAACATGCCTGTTTATCCGGCAGGACAGAACTTTGAGGTTACCGTTCTAAAAACCGGACAAACACCCTACAATTGGCAGGTATCCAATTTCGTAAAACCCGAAAAAGAAAAGTTAGTAGTTTACGAAGTTTTGGTTCGTGATTTTGATGCAGCCAGAAACTATCAAAGTCTGATAGATCGGATCGATTATTTCAAAAACCTTAAAATTAACGCCATCGAATTAATGCCGGTAATGGAGTTTGAAGGCAATGAAAGCTGGGGATATAATACCTCGTTTCACATGGCTTTGGATAAATTTTACGGGACTTCGGATAAATTAAAAGAGTTTATTGATTTATGTCATCAAAACGGAATTGCAGTAATTCTGGATGTTGCTCTAAATCATGCTTTCGGAAGAAATCCTATGGTGAGAATGTGGATGAATGATCCGGATGGTGACGGTTTTGGCTCACCAACTGCCGAGAATCCCTATTTTAATACAGTGGCTAAACATGCGTACAATGTGGGGGAAGATTTTAACCACCAGTTGCCAAAAACGCAGAACTATGTTGATCGTGTTATCAAACAATGGATTGAAGAATATAAAATTGACGGTTTCCGTTGGGATTTAACCAAAGGTTTTACGCAAAATTGTACGGCTTCTGATGGAGCATGTACGGATGCCTATCAACAGGACAGAGTAGACGTATTAAAAAAGTATGCTGATTATTCATGGAGTTTGGATCCTACACATTATACAATTTTCGAACACCTGGGCTCAGATACTGAGGAAAAAGAATGGGCTAATTACAGAATTGCTGAGACACCGTCTAAAGGAGTAATGATGTGGGGGAAAATGACAGGACCTTACAACCAATTGTCAATGGGGTACGCAAGCGAGAGTAATATTTCAAGGATGTCAAGCGGGAATCATGGTTTTACCGCAAACCGATTAATGGGATATGCTGAAAGTCACGATGAAGAACGTTTGATGTATAAAAACATACAATATGGAAATTCAGGAGTAGGGTATAATGTAAAAACGTTAAACACTGCATTGTCCAGAATGTCGGCAATTGGGGCTGTTTCATTATTAGTTCCGGGACCAAAAATGATCTGGCATTTTGGAGAATTAGGATGGGAGAATTCTATTTTTACCTGTAATGATAATTCAGTCAATACTGATTTTGATGCCACTGGAGGCGATTGTAAACTCGATACAAAACCACAGCCTCAATGGGTTAGTAATTGGCTGGGTAATTCGGCACGCAGTAAAATTTACAACGACTGGGCAAAGATGATTACCTTGAAAATAAAAGAGCCTGTGTTTTTGGGAACTACTGTAATTGCAAATACAAATTCATTATCAGTGAACATTAAAATGACCAATCCGGCCTTGTCTTCAACCCAGTTAAAGGATGTTTTAATAGTGGCAAATTTTGATGTTACAGCACAAAATGTTCCAACAGGTTTTCAATATACGGGTACCTGGTATAATTTGATGGACAATACTACTATTAATGTTACTGACGTAAATGCTCCCTTAAATCTTCCTGCCGGAGAGTATAGAATTTATGGTAACAAAGTAGCAAATTTAGCCATTACGGATTTTGAAAAAGGAAGTGCAGTTCATCTGTATCCGAACCCGGTTACAGATTATTTTACTTTAAATGTACCAGTGTCAAAAGTTCAGGTATATGCAGTTTCCGGTCAATTAGTGAAAAGCTTTAATGCGAAAGGAAATAGGGATTCTCAGTATGCTGTAAACGATTTGAAAACAGGTTTATACCTTGTGAAAGCAGTTGATGAGAATGGGCATACTCAGGTAATGAAGTTTATTAAAAAATAATTTATCGAAATAAATAGAAAAATAGAACTGACAGGTAAAAGATTTTTGGTTTTGTTAGTGGCGAGAAAGGACTGTCTATTTTTAGACAGTCCTTTCGTTTTTTATGATCTTTTTATTTTAGTATTGTATTCTCCTGCTACAGCAAAATAGCCAAAAGTGCCTAACCCCAAAACAATTAATGGAGTGAGAATGAAAAGAATAATGATTCCGAATACAAGATCGTCTTGTTTGTCTGAAAGCAGTTTAGGTAAGCCAAATTCGAAAATGCAAAAATAAGTCGATGCGATTGCCAGTATAATCCACAGTACACCTAAAGCTTGTTTGATTGAATTCATAAATAGTATATTAAAGGTGATTTGTTTGATTTTTATTGTCGATGTAAACCATTCCAATTACAAAACAAACCGAGGCTATAATAATTGGGTACCAAAGTCCGTCAAGATAAAAATCATCTTTTCCGGCAGCTTTAGCATGAGTTACAAAATAAGTTGAAATTGCCGGGAGTAGTCCGCCAAAAATTCCGTTCCCTACATGATAGGGAAGTGACATCGAAGTATATCTGATTTTAGTTGGAAACAGTTCCACTAAAAACGCTGCAATTGGGCCATAAACCATGGTAACAAATAAAACCTGAATGAAAACTAAGAAAATTAAAGTCCATTCATCATTAGAATTGATATTGATAACAACACTGCTTTGAGATTCTTTTTGATCGGCAAAGTTTGTTTTCTTCTCTGTATACGTAGTTCCGTCAGTATAGGTTTTTGAAATCGTGGTAATGGTTTGATTTTCTTTAAAAACAGCTGTATTTGTAGTTGTTTTCTCCACTATTTCAGTCTTGTGTTTTAGGTCGGTTGTGTTGTACATCTTTTTGTAAATAGGTCTGTAAAACAAAATAGCAAGTAGCATTCCTCCCATCATAATATGTTTTCGTCCTATTTTATCACTCAGCCACCCGAAAAAAATAAAAAACGGTGTTCCGAATAACAATGCAATTCCCAGTAATTCATCTACTTGTGATGAATTAATATTCATTACCGTTTTCATAAAACTCATGGCATAAAATTGCCCCGTGTACCAAACCACGCCTTGCCCCATAGTGGCGCCGAACAATGCGAGTAAAACAAATTTCAGGTTATATCGATTCCCGAAACTTTCTTTTAAAGGATTGGTGCTAGTTGTTCCTTCTTTTTTAGCTTTGGCAAATACAGGAGATTCATCCATGTTTTTACGAATCAAATAGGAGATTCCGATCATCACAATAGAGACCCAAAACGGAACACGCCATCCCCAGGAATCAAAATCTTCGGGCGAAAGAATGTTTTTTGTGGCTAATATGACCATCAAAGAAATAAATAAGCCAACTGTTGCGGTAGTCTGAATCCACGAAGTCCAATAACCCTTTTGTCTCGCAGGAGCGTGTTCTGCCACATAAGTAGCAGCTCCTCCATATTCGCCTCCAAGAGCAAGTCCCTGAAGTAAGCGAAGAATTAAAACCAATAAAGGAGCTAAAAAACCAATTGTTTCATAACTCGGAATACAGCCAATTAAAAAAGTAGAGCCTCCCATTAATAGTAGCGTCGCCATAAAAGTGTATTTGCGGCCAATGATATCACCAAGTCTTCCGAAAAACAATGCTCCAAATGGCCGTACTACAAATCCGGCAGCAAAAGTGGCTAAAGTCGATAAGAATGCGGCAGTAGGATTGTCACTGGGGAAGAATTTGGTTGAGATGACCACCGCTAAACTACCGAAAATATAAAAATCATACCATTCAATCATGGTTCCCATTGACGATGCCGAAATTACTTTCCAGATGCCCTTTGTAGCGGTATTGCTCATAAGCTGACTTTGTGTACTTGATGGTGAATAAAAGTATAAAGTGTTATTTCGCGAATATATAAGATATTTTTTTATTTATTTAATGATTTTTTAACAAAAAAATAATATTTGATAATTGTTTGTTTCTAAGGTAAAATAGTTATGAATCAAGAACAAAATTTGGGAAGAAAAGGGTTGAATGTCCGAAAAACGACAGCATCGTACACAGCACTATGAACTGGATTAAGGCACAGAATTACCCTGAAAGGGCAAAAATGAATCATAAGCGATAGTATTATCTTTTGGTAAATAACACCTAAATTCCGTGTCATCCGTGCCGTTTTTAACCGTAATGTGAATGAAGGATTATGCAAGGAACGAAAATTCTAATAGGAAAGAAAAAGGGATCAAGAACAAAACCTGGGGAGGAATGTCAAAATAAAATTAGAAATTTGTAATCTAAGAATTAGATATGACACCTATAGAGCTTTTAAAATTTATGCTTCCTGATTTTTTAATAGAATACTTTGAAGTAGTTTCTACCACTAACACAGAAGAAGTATTGCATCTGTATTTTGAAGAAAAAATAAAACCTCCACAAGAGTTTAATTCTTTTGAATTGATTTCTAAGGGGTTTCTTGATGAGATTACTATTCAGGATTTTCCATTAAGAGGTAAATTTGTGTATTTACACATCAAAAGACGCCGTTGGACTAATAAAACCAATGGAGAAATCATCAAAAGAGATTGGACTTTAGTTGCTAAAGGAACTCGCATGACTCAGGAGTTTGCGACTTTTTTAAAAGAAATTAATAGATAAGAGTGCTACAGATTGTCATACTATTGGAGGCTTTTTCGGAGTTAACGGAAAGAGACTCCAAAGACAATACAAAAAACATTTAAGCTCGTTTAATACATGGGCTCCACGCGAACATGCGCACCAATGGATGATTTACCCTGAAAACATGGGCACTCATTTATCCATTGACGAGGTGGCTTTGTCTCAGGGGGAACTTTATACTATCCTGACCAACAAGAAATTCAAAGGCAAAAAAGGTTGCCTGGTAGCTATTGTTGCCGGAACTAAAGCAGATCAGGTTATAGAACACATCAGAAAGATTGATTACAAGAAAAGATCTTTTGTCAAAGAGATAACGCTCGATATGGCTAATTCCATGAAGCTAATCTCTAAGAAATGTTTTCCTAAAGCCATACAGGTTACAGATCGGTTCCATGTTCAAAAATTAGCACTCGAAGCAGTACAAGAGATTAGAATCAAACATCGCTGGGAAGCT
It includes:
- a CDS encoding alpha-amylase family glycosyl hydrolase, with the protein product MKKTLLWITFLWSVAAFAQMQTVSHSVSPSTFEETTSITITINGTSVDEGSWGITDHSLYMWAWAFDTNDTTQKGSPDNGSWDASSEASKFTYNPGTDTYTKTITPTVYYNTTGIGRIGFLIKTKNGNGDKKSQDILVEVGSFQVTLTSPIENSASIITAGANFDIAVTNTNGAASYSLKANGTVINTNPSTATYSYSHIGITNNQSYELSITQAGTTIVKKFSVVVNPNTVLEAMPAGLTEGINYNQTDVTKATLVLDAPLKDFVYVAGSFNNWLPTLAYAMKKDPASGKFWLELTGLVSGANNTYQYWVVDTTPLANSPSLVKTADPYSTLVLSPFDDSSIPATSYPNMPVYPAGQNFEVTVLKTGQTPYNWQVSNFVKPEKEKLVVYEVLVRDFDAARNYQSLIDRIDYFKNLKINAIELMPVMEFEGNESWGYNTSFHMALDKFYGTSDKLKEFIDLCHQNGIAVILDVALNHAFGRNPMVRMWMNDPDGDGFGSPTAENPYFNTVAKHAYNVGEDFNHQLPKTQNYVDRVIKQWIEEYKIDGFRWDLTKGFTQNCTASDGACTDAYQQDRVDVLKKYADYSWSLDPTHYTIFEHLGSDTEEKEWANYRIAETPSKGVMMWGKMTGPYNQLSMGYASESNISRMSSGNHGFTANRLMGYAESHDEERLMYKNIQYGNSGVGYNVKTLNTALSRMSAIGAVSLLVPGPKMIWHFGELGWENSIFTCNDNSVNTDFDATGGDCKLDTKPQPQWVSNWLGNSARSKIYNDWAKMITLKIKEPVFLGTTVIANTNSLSVNIKMTNPALSSTQLKDVLIVANFDVTAQNVPTGFQYTGTWYNLMDNTTINVTDVNAPLNLPAGEYRIYGNKVANLAITDFEKGSAVHLYPNPVTDYFTLNVPVSKVQVYAVSGQLVKSFNAKGNRDSQYAVNDLKTGLYLVKAVDENGHTQVMKFIKK
- a CDS encoding DUF6814 family protein, which gives rise to MNSIKQALGVLWIILAIASTYFCIFEFGLPKLLSDKQDDLVFGIIILFILTPLIVLGLGTFGYFAVAGEYNTKIKRS
- a CDS encoding MFS transporter, which codes for MSNTATKGIWKVISASSMGTMIEWYDFYIFGSLAVVISTKFFPSDNPTAAFLSTLATFAAGFVVRPFGALFFGRLGDIIGRKYTFMATLLLMGGSTFLIGCIPSYETIGFLAPLLVLILRLLQGLALGGEYGGAATYVAEHAPARQKGYWTSWIQTTATVGLFISLMVILATKNILSPEDFDSWGWRVPFWVSIVMIGISYLIRKNMDESPVFAKAKKEGTTSTNPLKESFGNRYNLKFVLLALFGATMGQGVVWYTGQFYAMSFMKTVMNINSSQVDELLGIALLFGTPFFIFFGWLSDKIGRKHIMMGGMLLAILFYRPIYKKMYNTTDLKHKTEIVEKTTTNTAVFKENQTITTISKTYTDGTTYTEKKTNFADQKESQSSVVININSNDEWTLIFLVFIQVLFVTMVYGPIAAFLVELFPTKIRYTSMSLPYHVGNGIFGGLLPAISTYFVTHAKAAGKDDFYLDGLWYPIIIASVCFVIGMVYIDNKNQTNHL
- a CDS encoding ISAon1 family transposase N-terminal region protein codes for the protein MTPIELLKFMLPDFLIEYFEVVSTTNTEEVLHLYFEEKIKPPQEFNSFELISKGFLDEITIQDFPLRGKFVYLHIKRRRWTNKTNGEIIKRDWTLVAKGTRMTQEFATFLKEINR